One genomic region from Alosa alosa isolate M-15738 ecotype Scorff River chromosome 12, AALO_Geno_1.1, whole genome shotgun sequence encodes:
- the lpar1 gene encoding LOW QUALITY PROTEIN: lysophosphatidic acid receptor 1 (The sequence of the model RefSeq protein was modified relative to this genomic sequence to represent the inferred CDS: deleted 1 base in 1 codon): MDVEDGQCYYNETIAFFYNRSGKYLAQNWNAVSTLVMGLGITVCIFIMLANLLVMVAIYVNRRFHFPIYYLMANLAAADFFAGLAYFYLMFNTGPNTRRLTVSTWLLRQGLIDTSLTASVANLLAIAIERHITVFRMQLHTRMSNRRVVVVIVIIWTMSIVMGAIPSVGWNCICQVSTCSNMAPLYSNSYLIFWAIFNLVTFVVMVVLYAHIFVYVRQRTMRMSRHSSGPRRNRDTMMSLLKTVVIVLGAFIICWTPGLVLLLLDVFCTDCNVLSFEKFFLLLAEFNSAMNPIIYSYRDKEMSVTFKQILCCQRQENVNGTAEGSDRSASSINHTVLSGPHNNDHSVV; this comes from the exons ATGGACGTAGAGGATGGCCAGTGTTACTACAATGAGACCATCGCCTTCTTCTACAACCGCAGCGGCAAGTACCTGGCCCAGAACTGGAATGCGGTCAGCACGCTGGTTATGGGTCTGGGTATCACAGTCTGCATATTCATCATGCTGGCCAACCTCCTGGTCATGGTCGCCATCTACGTCAACCGGCGTTTCCACTTCCCGATCTACTACCTGATGGCCAACCTGGCCGCGGCCGACTTCTTCGCCGGGCTGGCCTACTTCTACCTGATGTTCAACACGGGCCCCAACACGCGGCGACTGACCGTCAGCACGTGGCTGCTGCGGCAGGGTCTGATCGACACGAGCCTGACGGCGTCGGTGGCCAACCTCCTGGCCATCGCCATCGAGCGCCACATCACGGTCTTCCGCATGCAGCTGCACACGCGCATGAGTAACCGGCGCGTGGTGGTGGTCATCGTCATTATCTGGACCATGTCCATCGTCATGGGCGCCATCCCCAGCGTGGGCTGGAACTGCATCTGCCAGGTCAGCACCTGCTCCAACATGGCTCCGCTCTACAGCAACTCCTACCTGATCTTCTGGGCCATCTTCAACCTGGTCACCtttgtggtgatggtggtgctgTACGCCCACATC TTTGTGTACGTGCGCCAGCGCACCATGCGCATGTCCCGGCACAGCTCCGGGCCTCGGCGGAACCGCGACACCATGATGAGCCTGCTAAAAACGGTCGTCATCGTTTTAG GTGCCTTCATCATCTGCTGGACCCCTGGCctagtgctgctgctgttggacGTCTTCTGCACAGACTGCAATGTGCTCTCCTTCGAGAAGTTCTTCCTGCTCCTGGCGGAGTTCAACTCGGCCATGAACCCCATCATCTACTCGTACCGCGACAAGGAGATGAGCGTCACCTTCAAGCAGATCCTGTGCTGCCAGAGGCAGGAGAACGTCAACGGCACCGCCGAGGGCTCTGACCGGTCCGCCTCGTCCATCAACCACACCGTCCTCAGTGGCCCCCACAACAACGACCATTCAGTGGTGTGA